The proteins below are encoded in one region of Deinococcus sp. Leaf326:
- a CDS encoding lipid-A-disaccharide synthase-related protein, whose product MPASALLLISNGHAEDLIGAALARELRRRSPDLILKALPLVGEGRAYAGVAEVAGPTLNLPSGGFPFGSLENLRADLRAGLVGTSLGQMVAARLRGAEVGGVTVVGDTYALALGALAAGAVPGARTRPRLPLVHLQPLVSVLYAQDMGLWDHLRELNALGANAFMPWETALGRRAERVYTRDAASARHLARRGVNAAYRGGFAPDILPPPERDLAGVRDGRAVLALLPGQRGDARTSLPVMLDAAALLPEAQALVAWPRDWAELPPLPGWEVRAESGSLAWATRGDALPGALRVGLLRGAFSVLLHAAADSGGLALGTAGTASEQAAALGVPVIGFPTAGPQYVPGFAARQARLLGAALTLSAPDPQAVAAAVRALLQDSRRLAFARAQGQERMGARGALAQIARDILGE is encoded by the coding sequence ATGCCTGCCTCCGCCCTGCTTCTGATCTCCAACGGCCACGCCGAAGACCTCATCGGCGCGGCGCTGGCCCGCGAACTGCGTCGCCGCTCGCCGGACCTGATCCTGAAGGCCCTGCCGCTGGTGGGGGAGGGCCGGGCCTACGCGGGCGTGGCCGAGGTCGCCGGGCCGACGCTGAACCTGCCTTCTGGGGGGTTTCCCTTCGGCAGTCTGGAGAACTTGCGCGCCGACCTGCGGGCCGGACTGGTGGGCACGTCGCTGGGGCAGATGGTCGCCGCCCGGCTGCGGGGCGCGGAGGTCGGGGGCGTGACCGTGGTGGGCGACACCTACGCGCTGGCGCTCGGGGCGCTGGCCGCAGGAGCGGTGCCCGGCGCCCGCACGCGGCCCCGGCTGCCGCTCGTGCACCTGCAACCGCTCGTGTCGGTGCTGTACGCCCAGGACATGGGGCTGTGGGACCACCTGCGCGAGCTGAACGCGCTGGGCGCCAACGCCTTCATGCCCTGGGAGACCGCGCTGGGCCGCCGCGCCGAGCGGGTCTACACCCGCGACGCGGCCTCGGCCCGGCACCTCGCCCGCCGGGGCGTGAACGCCGCCTACCGGGGAGGCTTCGCGCCCGACATCCTGCCGCCGCCCGAACGCGACCTGGCGGGGGTACGGGACGGGCGCGCGGTGCTGGCGCTGCTGCCGGGGCAGCGTGGCGACGCCCGGACCTCACTGCCGGTGATGCTGGACGCCGCTGCTCTGCTGCCCGAGGCGCAGGCGCTCGTGGCGTGGCCCCGCGACTGGGCCGAGCTGCCCCCCCTCCCTGGCTGGGAGGTCCGGGCCGAGTCCGGTTCGCTCGCCTGGGCCACGCGCGGCGACGCCCTGCCCGGTGCTCTGCGGGTGGGACTGCTGCGCGGCGCCTTCTCGGTCCTCCTCCATGCCGCTGCCGACTCCGGGGGGCTGGCCCTGGGGACGGCGGGCACTGCCAGCGAGCAGGCGGCGGCCCTGGGGGTGCCGGTCATCGGCTTCCCGACCGCCGGGCCGCAGTACGTACCCGGCTTCGCGGCGCGGCAGGCCCGGCTGCTCGGCGCGGCCCTGACCCTCAGCGCCCCCGACCCGCAGGCCGTTGCCGCTGCCGTGCGGGCGCTGTTGCAGGACAGTCGCCGCCTCGCCTTCGCCCGCGCCCAGGGCCAGGAGCGCATGGGCGCGCGCGGGGCGCTGGCGCAGATCGCGCGGGACATCCTCGGGGAGTAG
- the purK gene encoding 5-(carboxyamino)imidazole ribonucleotide synthase, whose product MSAPTGKAETFAGPTLGILGGGQLAQMLALAALPLGVRVRVLEPDPQAPARLCADHLQAPYTDPAGLDALAECDAVTLEFENVPVAALDALSGRVPVRPGGELLARSKHRAREKAALRAAGVQTAPFVAVETEADLDGALERVGGRGILKTSELGYDGKGQARVSTQGELAEAWAALGRVSCVLEGLVAFEREVSLSVARTAGGELAFGPLIENVHRDGILRTSVYPVAVPESTGPEDTEARAREAARAIAEAWGLEGLLTVEFFLLPGGTLLANEVAPRVHNSGHLTQDGGGLSQFEAQVRAVLGLPLADWRPLLPCAMVNVVGVKGREPQWAAIDALPGTHVHLYHKAPRAGRKLGHVNVVAPDLGTLRERVARLEELIP is encoded by the coding sequence GTGAGCGCGCCTACCGGAAAGGCCGAGACGTTCGCGGGCCCGACCCTGGGCATCCTCGGCGGCGGGCAACTGGCGCAGATGCTCGCGCTCGCGGCGCTGCCGCTGGGGGTGCGGGTGCGGGTGCTGGAGCCCGACCCGCAGGCCCCCGCACGCCTGTGTGCCGATCACCTCCAGGCCCCCTACACCGACCCCGCCGGGTTGGACGCCCTGGCCGAATGCGACGCCGTGACCCTGGAATTCGAGAACGTGCCGGTCGCGGCCCTGGACGCGCTGTCGGGGCGCGTGCCGGTGCGCCCGGGCGGCGAGTTGCTTGCGCGCAGCAAGCACCGCGCCCGCGAGAAGGCAGCCCTGCGCGCGGCCGGGGTCCAGACCGCGCCGTTCGTGGCTGTCGAGACCGAAGCCGACTTGGACGGCGCGCTGGAGCGGGTCGGCGGCCGGGGCATCCTCAAGACCTCCGAGCTGGGCTACGACGGCAAGGGGCAGGCGCGCGTGTCTACCCAGGGCGAGCTGGCCGAGGCCTGGGCCGCTCTGGGCCGCGTGTCCTGCGTGCTGGAGGGTCTGGTGGCCTTCGAGCGCGAGGTCAGTCTGAGCGTGGCGCGCACGGCGGGCGGCGAGCTGGCTTTCGGGCCGCTCATCGAGAACGTGCACCGGGACGGCATCCTGCGCACCAGCGTCTACCCGGTTGCTGTTCCCGAAAGTACGGGCCCGGAAGACACCGAGGCGCGGGCCCGCGAGGCTGCCCGCGCCATCGCCGAGGCCTGGGGGCTGGAGGGCCTGCTGACCGTCGAGTTTTTCCTGCTGCCCGGCGGCACGTTGCTCGCGAACGAGGTCGCGCCGCGCGTCCACAACTCCGGGCACCTGACGCAGGACGGCGGCGGCCTGAGCCAGTTCGAGGCCCAGGTACGGGCCGTACTGGGATTGCCGCTCGCCGACTGGCGGCCGCTGCTGCCCTGCGCGATGGTGAACGTGGTCGGTGTGAAGGGCCGGGAGCCGCAGTGGGCCGCCATAGACGCGCTGCCCGGCACGCATGTCCACCTGTACCACAAGGCCCCGCGCGCCGGCCGCAAGCTGGGGCACGTCAACGTGGTGGCCCCCGACCTGGGGACCCTGCGGGAGCGCGTGGCCCGGCTGGAGGAACTGATTCCCTGA
- the purE gene encoding 5-(carboxyamino)imidazole ribonucleotide mutase, with protein MRGVTNDVQPPRVGVVMGSRSDFATMEGALKVLGELGVPYEVRVLSAHRTPELLASYAARAERLNLSCVIAGAGGAAHLPGMLAAFTRVPVLGVPVQSRALSGQDSLLSIVQMPAGVPVATFAIGEAGAKNAALFAAALLATTDPGVRGRLEAFRQAQTRAVLDEPYFDGHPQAGEA; from the coding sequence ATGCGGGGCGTGACGAACGACGTGCAGCCGCCCCGCGTGGGCGTGGTGATGGGATCGCGCAGCGATTTCGCGACGATGGAAGGGGCACTGAAGGTGCTGGGCGAGTTGGGCGTGCCCTACGAGGTCCGGGTGCTGTCGGCCCACCGCACGCCGGAGCTGCTCGCCAGCTACGCCGCGCGGGCCGAACGCCTGAACCTGAGCTGCGTCATCGCCGGGGCGGGCGGCGCGGCCCACCTGCCGGGGATGCTCGCGGCCTTCACGCGCGTGCCGGTGCTGGGCGTGCCGGTGCAGTCGCGCGCCCTGAGCGGCCAGGACTCGCTCCTGAGCATCGTGCAGATGCCCGCCGGCGTGCCGGTCGCCACGTTCGCCATCGGGGAGGCGGGGGCCAAGAATGCCGCGCTGTTCGCCGCGGCCCTGCTCGCCACGACCGACCCCGGCGTGCGGGGCCGCTTGGAGGCTTTCCGGCAGGCCCAGACGCGGGCGGTGCTGGACGAGCCGTATTTTGACGGCCACCCCCAGGCGGGCGAGGCGTGA